In a single window of the Desulfobulbaceae bacterium genome:
- the gnd gene encoding decarboxylating 6-phosphogluconate dehydrogenase, giving the protein MEIGMIGLGRMGMNMARRLLQAGHRVVAYNRSPEKTRELAGEGAVASLTIKELVASLSSPKIVWLMLPAGQTTEDHIAEVVPLLNEGDIVVEGGNSYYKDDIRHAEELAVKKIHYVDAGVSGGIWGLKVGYCTMVGGEKKIFDHIEPLIKDLAPPDGYMYCGPSGAGHFVKMVHNGIEYGMMQAYAEGFSIIDHSPYGKELNYSDLSHLWNQGSVIRSWLLELLEPAFESDPDLTSIKGVVDDSGEGRWTVQQAIETGVSAPVIAASLFRRFESREKDAFENRVLAAMRREFGGHAVVDSDK; this is encoded by the coding sequence ATGGAAATTGGAATGATTGGGCTAGGCAGAATGGGCATGAACATGGCTCGACGTTTGCTGCAGGCGGGGCACAGAGTGGTTGCCTATAACCGGTCCCCTGAGAAAACCAGGGAGCTTGCAGGGGAGGGCGCTGTGGCAAGTCTGACGATTAAGGAACTGGTTGCATCCCTTTCCTCCCCCAAAATTGTATGGCTGATGCTGCCAGCTGGCCAGACTACTGAAGATCATATTGCCGAGGTTGTACCTCTTTTAAATGAAGGCGATATCGTCGTAGAGGGGGGGAACTCTTATTATAAAGATGATATCCGGCATGCCGAAGAGCTTGCTGTAAAAAAGATTCACTATGTCGATGCGGGAGTTAGTGGTGGCATCTGGGGCTTGAAAGTTGGTTATTGTACCATGGTCGGTGGTGAAAAAAAGATCTTTGACCATATTGAACCCTTGATAAAGGATCTGGCGCCTCCGGATGGCTACATGTATTGTGGCCCCAGCGGCGCAGGGCATTTCGTTAAAATGGTTCATAACGGCATTGAATATGGCATGATGCAGGCCTATGCGGAGGGTTTTTCAATTATTGACCATTCGCCGTATGGCAAGGAGCTTAACTATTCTGATTTGTCGCACCTGTGGAATCAGGGCAGTGTCATTCGCTCGTGGCTCCTCGAACTGCTCGAACCAGCCTTTGAAAGTGACCCTGACCTGACATCGATCAAGGGGGTTGTCGACGATTCCGGCGAAGGCCGCTGGACTGTTCAGCAGGCCATTGAAACCGGCGTCTCTGCGCCTGTAATTGCGGCATCACTCTTTCGGCGCTTTGAGTCT